In the genome of Rhopalosiphum padi isolate XX-2018 chromosome 1, ASM2088224v1, whole genome shotgun sequence, the window ttcaagtatttttaccAACACACACATTTTGTatcgaaatttataaaaataaaactttaaaaaaaaatctaaacttccaatttctataaataacttaaaagggacataatattttgaatcaaaataaattaatacatttagtcAAAAACTTGTTTAGcataaaaatgttcttttctccttaattttttgtttattattctcggttataaaaaaaatactgataatttttaattttgacttttCTGAGTACTAACTAGATCAAATTTTCTATACAAAACAaccctaaaattttaaaattgaaagatTTAATGAAGTGATAagaattttgaaaacaaattttaatttgttatcaaGTTTAATTGAGATCGTCtttcccaatttttttttttatcatttaaattccTAAAAAAGTTATAGGAAAAATTAGAGATtaaaattacgatattataatatttaaatttttagataaaaccttgagtattaaaatatacataataaattcatatctGTTTTCACTGTTTTCATAACTTCAAATTGATTAATTGATAAGTTGAGATTAAAAACATCTAAATTGCTACTTACTACTTAGGtagttttttagaaataataactgtaacgcaataaaataataatgtttttttttagtgtgtatttgaaaattaacCTATTACATTTGCTTTTGTATGGTAAAATGTCAATggtacaataaaaaacaataaaatattatgatatatgaaGTGAAGGACTAagacgtaaaaaatatttaactatgtcAATTTTTAGAGTTAGGAAGTGtctactattaataatttttttaattgaatatattatgaaatgataaatttttttgtgataaattcCACTAAGTGATATATTTGTATTccttaatgtatattatgtcgtGTAGATTTGGGGACATCAAGACGGACATGgcgaatattatgatattatctaGTACGATTATTTATCAGTAGTACCTAAATATCTATGAATACAAAAATGTGTCGAACTTTCCAACGAAAACGACTTAGCTGATAGAAAATATGATAGATTATATGCGTTTTATCTTATAATCGTACGagtaacaaattttatttactttgattGTCTTTGAAATACCAAATATATCATTTGTATTTAGTTATGCCCTGcagtaatataaagattttattatacatattgtaatgaTTATGAAAGATTTTTGTTGTAAATCCGTCTTATTGCAggtctgttattatttttagttctaAGTTGAGCAATTATTGATTTCACAATTATGTGCTTTTATCATTCTTTTTTTGTGTCGTCATTAGACATTTTCTTTTGGAGcaacaaaaagttttaaatctcTAATTTTTATGGtagtttctaatatttttaaatatagtaaaaataaaattcttataattttaaaaacaaacaataaaaaaataaaaaaaacaaaaacaaaaatcactGAAAAATGTGTGCACAAAACCAGATTTGACcacatagattttttttatgatttaataaccacggagacattttttaaactatttattttatcatttaatagatttgatatatttttcaaagtattttggCTTGttcttaactatttataaaaattttaatttgtcttaATTATTTAGTTCTATATTTACATTGTCCTatgataaagttataattataatatttaatataaaatataagtgatattttttaggaaaaaataGATCATtaacgttataaataataattttatgataatgtcttgaattaataactaatttttaagttaatagttTTGGATAATAACAAGATAtgccattattataaaaatattatgtatgtatcagACGGATtaccttatttaaaatttgttttatgagtACACATCGCTTaaacgttataaataataaaatttttttatattttagctaaGTATAAGTGATTATATCTCTGAGATCTAACACTAGCAACATGGCATGATTATATCGGCAATCTGTTGATTtgtttgttcaaaataatattttccattcAATTATATCGCTTTTATGGTTTAGGTATATGTTGTACATTCAAACTATACATGggctaattattttgtatatacgtCATTTTATACTCTTATAcaggaaaataatatgttaatcatGTGTATACCATTTTTATACCACGGATTAGGTTTAAAAACGAagaaacctataaaatatacttatcgataaatacatttgaatgctaaattgtaattgatatgttaaatatattagtctcgaaatactattaaaaaatggtggagtacaaaaaatgaaatgtattacttatacatttctatataattttgtgCTATATTCTACATGGACACATAATAATTACCGATTGTTTCAAGAGAAAATATAGAAAGGGTTCGACGGAAGTTctaaatagaattattaattgaCGAACATAGAGTTAGGGCCAATTTTGATTGTGCAGTTGTGAATATTGATCAGCGAAAATGCGACAACGTAATATCATCACGATTGCCATACATACCTACGAGTAGCTTCATCCTGTAACACAAAATGATACTTCTATAAAATTGATTTCCCTTTTCTATAATgtctaatcaattattatttttaattcatttctttatttaaagCTAATTTCTTAACTTGAGTTGTCTAAGCTTTATATGACTTGGGATGGACTCTACATCTTCAGACATTTATTTGTTACTATTATACCATTCAACAGTTATTACACTTTCATTATCAGATTTAGTTGAAACTTTgccaaatatttgaaatatttgtctGTTTTATAATTGACATTAGGTTAAACatgtaagtttatttttactgtCGAATTTCTACTGATTTTTACCATTTACTGAATTGTACTTTATGAATGGTTACaaatttaatctatatataatgcttaataataatacgtactatatacatttattgtccaaacatttaaaactgtttacgatttatttcataaaaattcaaaatatattattagtgaattatatatagtttttaaaatataattttaagaatgttATGAAGTGACCCACTTATACCAATATCTCATTAGAATTTattctctaatttttaaaattgtaattcaatgaaaataatgtatttataagtcATAGTGTATTGGatatggttattttaattattaaattaaaaattgatctcaagtgaattataataagaataattttaaaaactattgtatggattattcatgaaaattaacaaataaaaagaaaacgaaCAGGATACGAAGACTGCGTAGATACGTGTTGCTACACGTgtacattttaatgatttactCACCGTAAAATGtttcatataagtattatttttaatatcacagTATATAGAATGTACATTAAggaaaatgtaacttttatcgATAATTCTCACAAAACaatcatcaaaattaatatttattgtgtacaatgtctaatgaaaaaacaatatttcattatttatattttttataagagaCACACATTAGTTAAGACACCTCGTCTCAGTGATCTAAATCCATATTGTTTACTGCAGTTACCATTTAATtactttcttattttaattttgtatttgtataactgGAATATTTGATAGAATACATAGTCTTATTTAtgcataactattaatttactataaaatatgatccatcaattatttttgtagGTTTTATTATTGGTACAATAATGGCTTCAATAGTTCATTCGTAGTATTAGAGTTTTGAATTGTATCAATTAAAAGACTGAATACAATATAAGTACTACGACATTTTCTACGTAACATTTTCGTAAAATTCTACGCAAAACTTGACTTTAAAATACGCGTTTAGGTCTTCCGACAAGTAGTACACTGAATATTATAGTACAGAGCGTGTCCAACTGCACAGTTAAATAAGAATGTGTGCGTCGTGGTATTTGTgctcattatttttatcagccCTTCCTCCCCACATGAAGAAAACTGGGCCTGgcataatagttttattgttggttttttttaatcatgCAATTCGTGccaaataaatagattttaaacaaGACTGAGAAATTTAATGAGAGATTTTTGTTTCTACTtcaatttaatcaaaacaaactatttaaaagtacgtatactttaataaatataatttaaatatagttggAAGGGTACCAGATAATGTAAATCACATTTAACCATGAAAACTTGACAAGTTGGTaatgatttgtaaaaataaagacAGACTACGTAGtttttttacaagttaattacaaagaataattcaaattaaataatacgttaATTTATACAACCTTTgatatacctttatatttttataacaatacattttcatcattaatttgtatttttaattattttataaattatatacaataatattgtatttacataatatcctTGATTAGTTATGTAGGCATATATGGTGTATTTTTAGCGAATCGTTTCAGTggcttattattttatctaaattatgcCTAGGTATTCAATCttgctatttttaatacctgtttgagataattgtatttatgtatataatatatatatatatatataggtgttttaattttatagaagtacaaaatatacaattatttattgtcttatactgtacctatttatactaaATGACTTGTAAGTATAGATAAAGTTAAGAGGATATACAAACTTAGATAAAAAGTTTACTTATTTTggatttcaaatgtttaaatttatagtatcatCTATACTTAATTtcttaaacatatatatgtCATAAAcgatgttataaaaaattttctgtgcattttttttctgaaaaaaaaatattatgtgctatacatagtacatacacattataaccactattatttcatttagaatttaaaattaaaataaatctggaAATAAAAACCTGCGATTCGTTTTATAGGTAATCaggtaacattaatttaaagtttatcatTATAAGATAGAAATGGAACAATAATTTGTTATGCGCttcataaacttattattattaatattaataacgttgTATAGGTATACCATTGGTAGAGCCAACTCAAATTTTGgcgattttaataaaacacagtcgtacaaaaaatattagattttaatcgttgttttttttttcaataaaaataaataaataaataattaaattacaaacgtaaaataaatacaaaaaaaaaaaattaaataaacaatatataatcttATGTCTGTGTAAGCTCGATTGTAAACGTATGGTGTTACAGCTGCCATTGATGCATCACTGTTCGGGCTGTTGTGCGCTGTACGCTCTGGCGTGAGCGTACCCGTCGTGGTGGTGTGCGTGCACTGGTGACGGGTAGTGCAATATTTCCACGCCGACAACTTTGGGCTTGGTGAACCTGTAGATGACCATTGCGGCGGACAGAACCAGTGACAGCAGACCCAGGGTCAGTGCCTTCCACGTCTTCAACGCAATCAGAGCGATGGCGATCGGGATCAGAACGGTGGTCTTGAACTTCAGGCCCAAGAGGAACGGAATGACTATTTTGCGGACGAAACCGCGGCCTAAAAAATGggttaaaatttcttttaattagGTTTTTCCTAGTCCTTTTCGAAAAAACGTAAAACAAAACGATATTGTCGTACAAAGAAACACCACACGGCGTCGTACACTATATTGCTATAACATTCTTGTAgtatattcaaatacatatttaaaatatataatttgtattttttttatcgaggtggaaaatactttatatatgaAATTTTGAATGCAGACAATaatgaatatttgataaaaaaaaagtttaaatctatgaaaataaATCATCTGCCAaagagttatttttaatattttataccttcatgaaaaaaaaaaccgtgacATTTAAAACGCTACTGTTAAAATGTCTACAAAttgacttttaaatataaataatactgaataaatattttttttttataaaacctaACGAATACATCGATACATTCGAATAAAACATCGAACAAATTAGCAATCACACGGAGTCATAAAACTATGCAGAgtgaataaaacattaatatcgaTGTTGATGAACATAAAatgatatttctaaaatattaataatttgatgataaagtatttgaatatcTACTTTTTGTACTATTAAATTCGATCGATATACACGCATAATCCCACGGTGGTTcacaataatagtataggtacaatTGTCTTACTTCGGCCTTGTTGGGCGACGGAGGAGTGGCCTTGGTCGACCAGTGGCATTTTCACTTGTCCGACGGACGATCCAAGTTCTTCGGGCAGGCTGACTCGAAGCTCGTGGGTGCTCAGGAAGTCGTCGATTCTGTCCAACATGCGGAGTGCCGAGTTACTGTCCACAGCCTTCTTGTATTCCTCGCCGTTGGGAATCTGAGATAATATAgtgaagtacatattattaaatgaatacaaCGATTGACTGCGATACGAACGCGTCCGCGGTAAGCACGACTACACCGTAAAATACGCGTAGTACGCGTACGCGGACGGCTCGAATGcgtgtatttatgttatatttattataccgaGTTGGCGACTTGATCTTCGTCATTGCCGTCGTGGGTGCGTTTCAGCGAAAGGTCTCTGGTCAATCTGAGCTCGTCCTTTTCCGCGGTCTGGCCAATGAACTTGAGAAGTTTGGGCTTGGCGCACGTCCAATCGGTACCGCAGTCGTCCAACAGTTTTCCGCCGAATTCCAGTGCGGTCTCCGTCGCCTATAGACATAATACACATGCATTTAAcgcaaaacaaacaaaataatagtatcGATAATGATAGTTACGATGGTCGCTTTTGTCGCGGTAATCGTTTCGGtggtcactataatattatatatttacctggGCGGCGGCGAACAGCGACAGTGCAGCAGCGGCGCAACAGAACACGGACAGACGATGCATCGTGGAGTCGGTTGATCGAATGAATGAACGCTCTGGACACGCGGGCCCGTGCTTATAATGTGGTGTGTCGGCAGAATTATCGATCGCATCCTGAATGCCTAATCGCACCGCGGTCGCCACCGCTGCAGAATGCGGACGACACCTTTTCTACTTTCTTCGGCCGAAATTTTCACAAATCACGTGCGGTACCGattacttacaatattatacatcgaTGATCCTTTTTTGGTTTCGACTATTGGAACACCCGCGAATACCGGTACCGGTCAACGTATTCCCGGAAAATATCTCACGAGTATTTTgttcataaattttattattatgcaaattatataaaaatataaattgatgtatatataatattattgtcaaccaTATTGTTATAGTAAATCTCTTATATAGTCAAAATATAGAcggaaatttatgaaaataaattatgtgatcgtgatatatgtatttatatctaatactatagaaaaacatacaatattattatttatcgaatataatataatattctcatgTTGAAGAAATATTGTACACCGTACATTAAATACATTCCCGAAGTTGATTTGACTAGGAATCGCTAATACCATACAATACGGTGGTCGGCGATGttgcattttattatactatctagatataggtataatatttttttcttgcttTTAGTAACGGATAGATATGATAGAAATATGAtatcaggtatatattatatttataaatatt includes:
- the LOC132917785 gene encoding uncharacterized protein LOC132917785; this translates as MHRLSVFCCAAAALSLFAAAQATETALEFGGKLLDDCGTDWTCAKPKLLKFIGQTAEKDELRLTRDLSLKRTHDGNDEDQVANSIPNGEEYKKAVDSNSALRMLDRIDDFLSTHELRVSLPEELGSSVGQVKMPLVDQGHSSVAQQGRSRGFVRKIVIPFLLGLKFKTTVLIPIAIALIALKTWKALTLGLLSLVLSAAMVIYRFTKPKVVGVEILHYPSPVHAHHHDGYAHARAYSAQQPEQ